A single window of Trichocoleus sp. FACHB-46 DNA harbors:
- a CDS encoding L,D-transpeptidase — MVLFACTAPRAEQPQRPETSTAVATKQPVELVGNSSIASHKQKATYSLVIHRSDKRLEVLNSQGDRLYEAPIGIGQGGMKEKQDMADLVTPTGEMTVDLILYKKSAYNQIASQNVQRFAQNPQFRPLVIQPQGLVQLFQNMSRLDFDGNGSPDKAYGDGYIGLTSETTITGPKMSTFASTPYWFSIALHGTPNPKNIGQANSGGCVHLAPDTLKQLIEQKWVQLGTAVKIVD; from the coding sequence GTGGTACTCTTTGCTTGCACTGCCCCCAGAGCTGAGCAACCTCAGCGTCCAGAGACAAGCACTGCTGTAGCGACAAAACAACCTGTTGAGTTGGTTGGGAATTCTTCAATCGCCAGTCACAAACAGAAAGCAACCTATTCTCTCGTAATTCACCGCAGCGATAAGCGCCTGGAAGTACTCAACAGTCAGGGCGATCGCCTGTACGAAGCCCCGATCGGGATTGGGCAGGGTGGCATGAAGGAGAAACAGGACATGGCTGACCTAGTAACGCCGACGGGTGAGATGACAGTAGACCTAATTCTCTACAAAAAATCTGCTTACAACCAAATCGCGAGCCAGAATGTGCAGCGTTTCGCTCAAAATCCGCAATTTCGTCCCCTGGTGATTCAACCGCAAGGTTTGGTTCAGCTATTCCAGAACATGAGTCGGCTTGACTTTGATGGCAATGGTAGCCCAGACAAAGCCTATGGCGACGGGTATATCGGACTCACCTCAGAAACCACAATTACAGGCCCTAAGATGAGCACGTTTGCTTCAACGCCGTACTGGTTTTCGATCGCGCTGCATGGAACTCCTAATCCCAAGAATATTGGCCAAGCGAATTCTGGGGGTTGCGTGCATCTGGCCCCCGATACCTTGAAACAGTTGATTGAGCAAAAATGGGTCCAGCTCGGCACCGCCGTTAAAATTGTGGATTAA
- a CDS encoding ATP-binding protein: MTDSLRRSVASDKYLSQNITQNTAQGSAEAEQVEPTMARGQSQDFDQQILESSDDCIKVLDLEGRILFMSPRGQALLSIQDITPFLNTSWTEFWQGSTQAVAIQAIVKARAGKVCTFQGFRPTLSGEPKWWDNKISPIRGANGQVERLLCISRDISDRVRAEDERQQAEKALRESEAKYRSLFESIDEGFCLIEVLFDEIGKADDYRFLEANPLFEKHTGLVDAIGKTMRELVPEHDAYWLEVYGKIALTGVAIRFENSAEALGRFFDIYAFRVGEPHERKVAVLFNDISERKRAEEVSRRAAEFDAFRVALTDTLRPLADPVEIQATASRVLGEYLGANRVAYFEVCGADYVVERDYVNGADAIAGGYPIDSFGPKLLAAFRAGRTVYMPNVATDPNLSPAQRSAYAAIQIGAYIGIPLVKGDEFVAVLAVHMAGPRDWTPDEVALVEEVAERTWAAVDRARTEAALRDSENRFRMAIESAQLGTWDWDLITNQLIWDEGCKAMFGLPPEAESSIESFFAGLHPDDRERLEKVVQQVLNPARGGKYSVEYRTIGIQDGVERWITAKGQVYFDAADQPQRFIGTVLNITEQKHIEAEREHLLTREQAARVEADRANRLKDEFLAVLSHELRSPLNPILGWSRLLQNGKLDAARTQQALKTIERNAQLQSELIEDLLDVSRILQGKLNLEVSAINLIFIIRAAMETVRLAAEAKSIQIESNLDPDVGLVSGDSTRLQQVVWNLLSNAVKFTPNGGQVRIRLERLDSYAYITVGDTGQGIVPDFLPYVFDSFRQADATTTRKFGGLGLGLAIVRHLVELHGGTVGVESPGVGMGATFTVRLPLMPTQAIATQSRQSPESDYDLHGVQVLVVDDEPDSREFVAFVLKEAGATVLIATTAAEALTMLIHSRPNVLLSDIGMPDMNGYMLMQQVRALSPEQGGQVAAIALTAYAGDFNQQQALQAGFQQHVSKPIEPKKLIEVISSLIQAT; encoded by the coding sequence ATGACTGATAGCCTTCGTCGCTCTGTCGCTTCTGACAAGTATTTATCTCAAAACATCACTCAAAACACCGCTCAGGGCAGCGCTGAAGCTGAACAGGTAGAGCCAACAATGGCACGAGGCCAAAGTCAGGATTTTGATCAGCAGATTCTTGAAAGTAGCGATGACTGCATCAAGGTATTGGATTTAGAGGGGCGAATTCTGTTCATGAGTCCGCGAGGGCAAGCGCTGCTTAGCATCCAGGACATTACGCCGTTTCTGAATACATCCTGGACTGAGTTCTGGCAAGGATCGACTCAGGCTGTGGCAATCCAGGCGATCGTGAAGGCTAGAGCGGGTAAAGTTTGCACTTTTCAAGGATTTCGTCCAACACTGAGCGGCGAACCTAAGTGGTGGGATAACAAGATTAGCCCTATTCGGGGAGCAAATGGGCAAGTTGAAAGGCTGTTGTGCATCTCGCGAGACATTAGCGATCGCGTGCGCGCTGAAGACGAACGCCAGCAAGCAGAAAAAGCCTTGCGCGAATCGGAAGCAAAGTATCGATCGCTGTTTGAGTCGATCGACGAAGGCTTTTGCTTGATCGAAGTTTTGTTTGATGAAATCGGAAAAGCAGACGATTACCGCTTCCTGGAAGCTAACCCGCTGTTTGAGAAACACACGGGACTGGTGGATGCGATTGGCAAAACAATGCGCGAATTAGTCCCAGAGCATGACGCATACTGGTTGGAGGTTTACGGCAAAATTGCGCTAACAGGTGTAGCGATACGCTTTGAGAACTCTGCTGAGGCGCTAGGACGTTTTTTTGATATTTACGCCTTCCGGGTCGGTGAGCCGCACGAGCGCAAAGTGGCAGTTCTGTTCAATGACATTAGTGAACGCAAACGAGCAGAAGAAGTTTCACGGCGTGCTGCCGAGTTTGATGCCTTCCGGGTTGCTCTGACCGATACCCTACGCCCACTTGCTGACCCAGTGGAGATTCAGGCTACAGCTAGCCGAGTGCTGGGTGAATATCTCGGTGCGAACCGCGTGGCCTACTTCGAGGTTTGCGGTGCTGATTACGTGGTTGAGCGTGACTACGTCAACGGTGCCGACGCGATCGCTGGCGGCTATCCCATTGATTCATTTGGACCCAAGCTGCTTGCGGCGTTCCGTGCGGGTCGTACGGTGTACATGCCCAATGTGGCAACCGATCCCAACCTATCCCCAGCCCAACGGTCAGCCTACGCTGCGATCCAGATTGGAGCCTACATCGGCATACCGCTGGTCAAGGGTGACGAATTTGTAGCGGTATTAGCAGTCCACATGGCTGGACCGCGAGACTGGACACCAGACGAAGTGGCTTTAGTAGAAGAAGTCGCCGAGCGGACTTGGGCAGCAGTCGATCGGGCCCGCACCGAAGCAGCCTTACGCGACAGTGAAAACCGCTTCCGCATGGCGATCGAATCTGCTCAGTTAGGGACCTGGGACTGGGATTTGATCACTAATCAACTGATTTGGGATGAAGGTTGCAAAGCCATGTTTGGCTTACCCCCAGAAGCGGAGAGCAGCATTGAGAGCTTTTTTGCAGGTCTACACCCTGATGATCGCGAACGATTAGAAAAAGTAGTGCAACAAGTTTTGAACCCAGCCAGGGGCGGCAAGTATAGCGTAGAATATCGCACGATCGGGATTCAAGATGGGGTTGAACGGTGGATTACGGCAAAAGGACAAGTTTACTTTGATGCTGCCGACCAGCCACAACGCTTTATTGGCACTGTACTCAATATCACTGAGCAAAAACATATTGAGGCAGAACGCGAACACCTCCTGACCCGTGAGCAAGCTGCCCGAGTCGAAGCCGATCGCGCGAATCGGCTCAAAGATGAGTTTTTGGCAGTACTCTCCCATGAATTGCGATCGCCCCTTAACCCAATTTTGGGTTGGTCAAGGCTCTTGCAGAACGGCAAGCTAGACGCAGCCAGAACCCAACAGGCGTTGAAGACCATCGAACGCAATGCCCAACTGCAATCGGAATTGATTGAAGATTTGCTCGATGTTTCCCGGATTCTCCAAGGCAAGCTCAACCTTGAAGTTAGCGCGATTAATCTGATCTTCATCATTCGAGCGGCGATGGAAACGGTACGGCTAGCGGCAGAAGCGAAGTCAATCCAAATTGAGAGCAACCTTGACCCAGATGTGGGATTGGTTTCTGGAGATTCTACTCGGTTGCAGCAAGTGGTTTGGAATCTGCTCTCCAATGCGGTAAAGTTCACGCCAAACGGAGGGCAAGTCAGGATTCGGCTAGAGCGCTTAGACTCATACGCTTACATTACAGTCGGTGATACTGGACAGGGAATTGTCCCTGACTTCCTGCCCTATGTGTTTGACAGCTTTCGGCAAGCTGATGCCACTACAACACGAAAGTTTGGCGGGCTGGGATTAGGGTTAGCGATCGTGCGGCACTTGGTCGAACTACACGGAGGCACGGTCGGAGTTGAAAGCCCAGGGGTTGGCATGGGTGCTACCTTTACCGTCAGACTTCCACTGATGCCCACACAGGCGATCGCTACTCAGAGCCGTCAATCGCCAGAATCTGACTACGATTTGCATGGGGTTCAGGTTTTAGTGGTGGATGATGAACCGGATTCACGAGAATTCGTGGCCTTTGTGTTGAAGGAAGCTGGAGCCACTGTGCTGATCGCAACGACTGCTGCTGAAGCCTTGACCATGCTCATCCACTCTAGGCCAAATGTGCTGCTGAGTGACATCGGGATGCCAGATATGAATGGCTACATGCTGATGCAACAGGTAAGAGCGTTGTCGCCAGAGCAAGGTGGGCAAGTTGCAGCGATCGCCCTGACTGCTTACGCTGGAGACTTCAACCAGCAACAAGCACTACAAGCTGGGTTTCAACAGCATGTCTCCAAACCAATCGAACCCAAAAAATTGATTGAAGTAATTTCTAGCTTGATTCAAGCTACTTGA
- a CDS encoding catalase family protein → MPSPREQYVRYSDDVEVKQPDEDKLIHETLDSVGRMGQRVFDKHRHAMRGAHAKGHGGLKGELTIYDNLPTPLAQGLFREPRTYPVMIRFSTSPGDIMPDGMSAFRGMAIKVIGVEGSKLFSSEPDALTQDFLMINRPVFPSGNVARYLNEQLLQEKVVVRAPEEAQQLLTTALRTVNAVTKKVGIDLYPTALGITVPETHILGETYYTTAALRYGDYIAKISAVPISDSLQPLVGKTVETNDSSVLRDLIVDFFRQQPAEYELRAQLCTNLETMPIEDASIPWSEQESPYQAIAKLTIPVQEAFSPARRVYVDEVLSFNAWHCIAEHRPLGSIQRVRRQVYEASSRYRHEMNQQPKGEPRSIEEMPD, encoded by the coding sequence ATGCCCAGCCCCAGAGAACAATACGTTCGCTACTCGGACGATGTAGAAGTCAAACAACCCGACGAAGACAAGCTCATTCACGAAACCTTAGACTCGGTTGGCCGCATGGGGCAAAGGGTGTTTGACAAACATCGCCATGCCATGCGCGGTGCCCATGCCAAAGGACACGGTGGGCTCAAAGGGGAACTGACGATATATGACAACCTGCCTACACCGCTAGCGCAGGGCTTGTTCCGTGAACCGCGAACCTATCCTGTAATGATTCGCTTCTCAACCTCTCCCGGTGACATCATGCCCGATGGCATGTCTGCGTTTCGGGGGATGGCCATTAAGGTCATCGGCGTAGAAGGTTCTAAGCTATTTAGCTCTGAACCAGACGCACTGACCCAAGATTTTTTGATGATCAACCGCCCGGTTTTTCCATCGGGAAATGTCGCTCGCTACCTCAATGAGCAATTACTTCAAGAAAAGGTTGTGGTCCGTGCCCCTGAGGAGGCGCAACAACTTCTGACCACTGCCCTACGCACTGTGAATGCCGTCACCAAAAAGGTAGGAATAGACCTCTACCCGACTGCGTTGGGGATCACGGTGCCAGAAACCCACATTCTGGGAGAGACCTACTATACGACTGCTGCCTTGCGTTATGGAGACTATATTGCCAAAATTAGCGCTGTTCCCATCTCAGATAGTCTTCAGCCACTCGTGGGCAAAACGGTCGAAACCAATGATTCTTCAGTTCTGCGCGATCTGATTGTCGATTTCTTCCGTCAGCAACCTGCCGAGTATGAACTGCGTGCTCAGCTTTGCACCAATTTGGAGACGATGCCGATCGAAGATGCCTCGATTCCGTGGTCCGAGCAGGAAAGTCCCTATCAGGCGATCGCCAAGCTCACAATTCCAGTGCAGGAGGCGTTTAGCCCCGCGCGGCGTGTTTATGTGGATGAAGTGCTATCGTTCAACGCCTGGCACTGCATTGCAGAGCATCGACCACTTGGTTCAATCCAGCGAGTCCGGAGGCAGGTGTACGAAGCCTCCAGTCGTTACCGTCATGAGATGAATCAGCAGCCGAAGGGTGAACCACGCAGCATTGAGGAAATGCCTGATTAG
- a CDS encoding SWIM zinc finger family protein: MSATWTAEQILALAPDASSAKNGKGLASIRKWVVLGQVELAVWGECQGSGKNPYRTQIDLSEPAFQCSCPSRKFPCKHGLGLFLVWAEQSTAFSVGTPPSWVEEWLSSRQQRQEKRTQKQKQEQSKPIDAAAQAKRASARAAKVTAGIQDLQLWLHDLTRHGLATVQQNSYQFWDMPAARLVDAQAPGLARQLREMASIPSSGSGWAERLLSRLGKLHLLLEGFQRLESLPAETQADIRSLIGWTQTQDELLTEAIATELPNELQNAGRDGSKEILRDHWLVLGQHHTEEDRLRIRRSWLWGQESQRSALLLDFAHGKQPMDASLIAGTVLDAELVFYPSAYPLRALLKTRHHAPTPMQEMPGYPTIAIALQAYAQAMSCNPWLERFPVALQAVTPVCEGNHWFVQDSEGRFLKLSDRFSGSWQLLALSGGHPVALFAEWEGETLLPLSVWTENKFYVLKGDAL; this comes from the coding sequence ATGTCTGCGACCTGGACCGCTGAGCAAATCTTGGCACTAGCCCCCGATGCAAGTTCTGCTAAGAACGGCAAAGGCTTAGCGAGCATTCGCAAATGGGTTGTGTTGGGCCAAGTAGAGCTAGCAGTTTGGGGAGAATGTCAAGGCAGTGGCAAAAACCCCTATCGAACGCAGATTGACTTGAGCGAACCCGCGTTTCAGTGCAGTTGCCCCAGCCGTAAGTTTCCTTGTAAACATGGCTTAGGGCTGTTTCTGGTCTGGGCCGAGCAATCCACTGCCTTTAGTGTTGGCACGCCGCCGTCCTGGGTTGAAGAGTGGCTGAGTTCTCGCCAACAGCGTCAAGAAAAGCGCACGCAAAAACAAAAACAAGAGCAATCCAAACCGATTGATGCGGCTGCTCAGGCAAAGCGGGCTAGCGCTCGCGCGGCTAAGGTCACGGCTGGTATTCAAGATTTGCAACTATGGCTTCATGACCTAACTCGTCATGGGTTAGCGACGGTGCAACAAAATTCTTATCAGTTTTGGGACATGCCCGCAGCTCGGCTGGTAGATGCCCAAGCACCCGGATTGGCTCGACAACTGCGAGAAATGGCAAGCATTCCGTCTTCGGGGTCAGGGTGGGCAGAACGATTGCTGAGCCGTCTAGGAAAACTTCACCTGCTGCTAGAAGGGTTCCAGCGCTTGGAGTCGCTACCCGCTGAAACTCAGGCCGACATCCGGAGTTTAATTGGTTGGACCCAAACTCAAGACGAGTTATTGACAGAGGCGATCGCGACAGAGCTACCCAATGAACTTCAAAACGCAGGGCGTGATGGTTCAAAAGAGATACTGCGTGACCATTGGTTAGTCCTAGGACAACATCACACCGAAGAAGACCGTCTGCGAATTCGGCGGAGTTGGCTTTGGGGTCAAGAGAGCCAACGCAGCGCCCTATTGCTCGATTTTGCTCACGGCAAGCAGCCGATGGATGCCAGCTTGATTGCAGGCACAGTTTTGGATGCAGAATTGGTGTTTTATCCTAGCGCTTACCCGCTCCGAGCCTTGCTGAAAACTCGCCACCACGCTCCAACTCCAATGCAGGAGATGCCAGGTTATCCAACCATTGCGATCGCCTTGCAAGCTTATGCTCAGGCAATGAGCTGCAATCCCTGGCTAGAGAGGTTTCCAGTTGCGCTCCAAGCGGTAACTCCAGTCTGTGAAGGCAATCATTGGTTTGTGCAGGACTCGGAGGGACGGTTCCTCAAGCTTAGCGATCGCTTTTCTGGAAGCTGGCAATTGCTGGCCCTGAGTGGAGGGCATCCGGTAGCGCTGTTTGCCGAATGGGAAGGAGAGACGCTACTGCCGCTCAGCGTTTGGACAGAAAACAAATTCTATGTTTTGAAGGGTGATGCTCTATGA
- a CDS encoding DUF5691 domain-containing protein — MTSPWETLVTAALLGTERQAFTPPAETGLLGELLSRLDAANPEAALLGAAAAVSLHQQVGQLPAIARKPLPTACDLDDLPRCSPQAGHHLSLMLSGEYAKVLPEWLAAVAAAGQRVPEFNLPALLDLGQRKTDLQAAIAPVLGKRGQWLAAQNPDWNFVTATEEDTSWETGNRAARKALLNRWRSQEPERARHALAATWKQETAAEKTAFLETFSTQLSLADEPFLESALSDRSKDVRRVAADLLSRLPDSRLCQRMTERVHRYIKFGPNQTLEVTLPEALDPDLLQDGIEPKVPYNYSMGEKAWWLLQIVAATPLSVWTSTQCTLEALVQAAVQSEWTPVFWQGWKQATIRQRSPAWVPALLEFHLATTQDVTYLQDEDLQQLMALLPEAEQEALALNHLQLKGIENSAALRMLYQVRSAWSIQLGRAVLDALYQYITVLEAHPLWHLLEALKEFALWIPPSLLTEAIPLAAAIENRSNWAASTDQGCWSREIEKFLALLQFRQDMLQALTQQSK, encoded by the coding sequence ATGACTTCGCCCTGGGAAACTCTTGTGACAGCGGCGCTTTTGGGCACAGAGCGCCAAGCGTTTACTCCGCCTGCTGAGACTGGCTTGCTGGGTGAATTGCTCTCGCGTTTAGATGCTGCCAACCCGGAAGCAGCTTTACTGGGAGCGGCGGCAGCTGTCTCTTTGCATCAACAGGTGGGGCAATTGCCCGCGATCGCTCGTAAGCCTTTACCCACGGCTTGCGACTTAGACGATCTACCCCGGTGTAGTCCTCAAGCGGGTCATCACCTGAGCCTGATGCTAAGCGGAGAGTACGCCAAAGTGTTACCAGAATGGTTAGCGGCAGTAGCGGCGGCAGGGCAGCGAGTACCAGAATTTAATTTGCCTGCTTTGCTGGATTTGGGCCAGCGCAAAACCGATTTACAAGCCGCAATTGCGCCTGTGTTAGGTAAGCGAGGTCAATGGTTAGCAGCCCAAAACCCGGATTGGAATTTTGTTACGGCGACTGAGGAGGATACAAGTTGGGAGACGGGCAACCGTGCCGCTCGAAAAGCTTTGCTGAATCGCTGGCGATCGCAAGAGCCAGAACGCGCCCGCCATGCCCTGGCAGCTACCTGGAAACAAGAAACTGCCGCCGAAAAAACAGCTTTTCTGGAAACTTTTTCAACCCAGTTGAGCTTGGCAGATGAACCTTTTCTAGAATCGGCGTTGAGCGATCGCAGCAAGGATGTGCGCCGGGTTGCCGCTGATTTGTTGTCGAGACTACCCGACTCCCGCCTCTGCCAACGAATGACAGAACGAGTCCACCGCTACATCAAGTTTGGCCCGAACCAAACCCTAGAAGTCACCCTGCCTGAAGCGCTTGATCCTGACCTGCTTCAAGATGGGATTGAGCCAAAAGTACCCTATAACTACTCGATGGGCGAAAAAGCTTGGTGGCTGTTGCAGATTGTAGCGGCCACTCCCTTAAGCGTTTGGACTTCAACCCAATGCACTCTAGAAGCGTTGGTGCAAGCTGCCGTGCAGAGTGAATGGACTCCAGTATTTTGGCAAGGCTGGAAGCAAGCGACTATTCGCCAGCGATCGCCAGCCTGGGTGCCTGCTCTGCTGGAGTTTCATCTGGCAACAACCCAAGATGTGACCTATCTCCAGGACGAAGACTTACAACAACTTATGGCGCTTTTACCTGAAGCTGAGCAAGAAGCATTGGCGCTCAATCACTTGCAGCTCAAAGGGATAGAAAATTCAGCCGCATTGCGAATGCTATATCAGGTGCGTTCAGCCTGGAGTATCCAACTAGGCCGAGCGGTGCTGGACGCGCTCTATCAATACATCACTGTCTTGGAAGCACACCCCTTATGGCACCTGCTAGAGGCTTTGAAAGAATTTGCCCTCTGGATACCTCCCTCTTTATTAACCGAAGCCATCCCCTTAGCCGCAGCCATTGAGAACCGTAGCAACTGGGCTGCCAGCACTGATCAGGGTTGTTGGTCTAGAGAAATTGAGAAATTCTTAGCGCTGCTTCAGTTCCGGCAAGATATGTTACAGGCCCTTACCCAGCAATCAAAGTGA
- a CDS encoding AAA family ATPase, whose protein sequence is MTDSKQTTKTRTSKKAATVEASPAIASTQTTLLREHAEHQFAHELDELAKQDTRQRPPNWKLSPWAVSTYLLGGILDNGFEVSPKYIGNRRVIEIAVATLTTDRALLLYGVPGTAKSWVSEHLSAAIAGDSTLLIQGTAGTSEEAIRYGWNYARLLAEGPSMQALVPSPMMRAMEIGQIARVEELTRIPSDVQDTLITILSEKTLPIPELNTEAQATKGFNVIATANNRDRGVNELSSALKRRFNTVILPVPDSAEDEVNIVQRRVTSLGRALELPAEPPALEEIRRVVTIFRELRNGVTSDGKTKLKSPTGTLSTAEAISVVSSGMALSAHFGDGSLNASDLMAGLVGAVIKDPVQDQVVWKEYLETVVKEREGWKDLYRASREVM, encoded by the coding sequence ATGACAGACAGCAAGCAAACTACCAAAACCCGCACCTCGAAAAAAGCCGCAACGGTCGAAGCTAGTCCCGCGATCGCTTCAACCCAGACCACCTTATTGCGAGAGCACGCCGAGCATCAGTTCGCCCATGAACTCGATGAACTCGCCAAACAAGATACGCGCCAGCGTCCCCCCAACTGGAAGCTCTCTCCCTGGGCCGTTTCAACCTATCTACTAGGAGGTATCCTCGACAACGGGTTTGAGGTGTCTCCCAAGTACATTGGTAATCGTCGTGTGATTGAAATTGCGGTGGCAACCTTGACCACCGATCGCGCTCTGCTCCTTTATGGGGTTCCAGGAACGGCAAAATCCTGGGTTTCCGAGCATCTATCTGCCGCGATCGCAGGTGACTCAACGCTACTCATTCAAGGTACAGCGGGAACCAGTGAAGAAGCGATTCGCTACGGCTGGAACTATGCGCGGCTGTTAGCAGAAGGCCCATCCATGCAGGCCTTGGTTCCTAGCCCCATGATGCGCGCGATGGAGATAGGGCAGATTGCCAGAGTTGAGGAACTAACCCGGATTCCCTCAGATGTGCAAGATACACTGATTACGATTCTCTCGGAAAAGACGCTACCCATCCCAGAACTGAATACCGAAGCGCAGGCAACCAAGGGATTTAACGTAATTGCCACAGCTAACAATCGCGATCGCGGTGTGAATGAACTCTCTAGTGCTTTGAAGCGTCGCTTTAACACCGTGATTCTGCCCGTTCCCGATAGCGCTGAGGACGAGGTGAATATTGTGCAGCGTCGGGTGACTAGCTTAGGCCGCGCCTTGGAGTTACCCGCTGAACCACCCGCCCTCGAGGAAATCCGCCGAGTCGTCACCATCTTTCGAGAGTTACGCAATGGTGTGACTAGCGATGGCAAGACCAAACTGAAATCTCCTACAGGCACCCTGAGTACGGCGGAAGCCATCTCCGTTGTCAGCAGCGGCATGGCGTTGTCCGCCCATTTTGGAGACGGCAGCTTAAACGCTAGCGATCTGATGGCAGGTCTGGTTGGAGCTGTGATTAAAGACCCAGTGCAGGATCAGGTTGTCTGGAAGGAATATCTGGAGACAGTGGTGAAAGAAAGAGAGGGGTGGAAAGATCTCTACCGCGCCAGCCGAGAGGTGATGTAA
- a CDS encoding DNA-binding transcriptional regulator, with protein sequence MPAIAASELADLVRETRQRLALSQVKFAAKLGVSFQSVNRWENGRTKPLPIALKQIEQLLHQMGETGKDLLAKYFSE encoded by the coding sequence ATGCCTGCGATCGCCGCATCGGAGCTAGCGGATCTCGTGCGAGAAACGCGACAACGGCTAGCACTCTCCCAAGTCAAGTTTGCCGCGAAGCTAGGAGTTTCATTTCAGAGCGTCAATCGCTGGGAAAATGGGCGAACCAAGCCCTTACCCATCGCGTTGAAGCAGATTGAACAATTGCTGCATCAGATGGGTGAAACTGGCAAAGATTTGCTCGCCAAATACTTTTCAGAGTAA